The bacterium genome contains a region encoding:
- a CDS encoding tyrosine-type recombinase/integrase, translated as MDSAQGKNSEISKKIDEFLDYLSVEKGCSPLTIRNYKHYLSRLLGWLITSHKHTDVKSINQDTVHHFRAYLAKLGLGKKTQGYHAIALRSFLKWLLRNDYQVMAPDKIELPKIPDRQVKFLSGEQVDRLLNAPSMSDIQGVRDKAILEVLFSTGLRVSELTGLNIEKIDFERREFGITGKGGRARVVFLSSRATEYLKKYLNERKDHFKPLFIRHKGKMDPTTPDNKMRLTPRSVERMLKKYVRKVKLPVEATPHTMRHSYATDLLIAGADIRSVQEMLGHKNISTTQIYTHVTNKQLHDIHETFHGRGK; from the coding sequence ATGGATTCTGCCCAAGGTAAAAATAGTGAAATATCAAAAAAAATAGATGAATTTTTAGATTATTTATCTGTTGAAAAAGGATGCTCCCCTCTTACAATTAGAAATTACAAACACTATTTAAGTAGACTTCTTGGGTGGTTGATTACAAGTCATAAACATACAGATGTTAAATCTATAAACCAAGATACTGTTCATCACTTCAGAGCATATTTAGCAAAGCTTGGTTTGGGAAAAAAGACTCAAGGATATCACGCAATCGCACTACGATCGTTTCTTAAATGGCTTCTTCGCAACGACTATCAAGTAATGGCACCTGATAAGATTGAACTACCTAAAATACCAGATAGACAAGTTAAGTTTTTAAGTGGTGAACAGGTAGATAGATTACTAAATGCTCCTTCAATGTCTGATATACAAGGTGTACGGGACAAAGCTATTTTAGAAGTTTTATTTTCTACAGGACTACGTGTATCTGAACTTACAGGTTTAAATATCGAAAAAATTGATTTTGAAAGACGTGAGTTTGGTATTACAGGAAAAGGAGGAAGGGCTAGGGTTGTCTTCTTGTCATCTCGTGCAACTGAATATTTAAAAAAATATTTAAATGAAAGAAAAGATCATTTTAAACCTTTATTTATTAGACACAAGGGAAAGATGGATCCAACTACTCCAGACAATAAAATGCGTCTTACTCCCCGCTCGGTTGAGAGAATGTTAAAAAAATATGTTAGAAAGGTTAAACTTCCAGTTGAAGCTACTCCACACACAATGAGACACTCGTATGCAACTGATCTGTTGATAGCAGGAGCTGACATTCGGTCAGTACAAGAAATGTTGGGGCATAAAAATATATCAACTACACAGATTTATACTCATGTTACAAATAAACAACTTCATGACATCCACGAAACCTTCCATGGGAGGGGGAAGTGA
- a CDS encoding DUF5674 family protein, with the protein MIITKSELFTKDEIEKLQEQFGTYIKTVIDIENKVCSAGADRHFESEKVLLDSGSKQSNLWGGGIDLNSMEIDFNSFINIRPNDNNNSNEIQSEEIRKVYKRLTEFFFSEIYDK; encoded by the coding sequence ATGATCATTACTAAATCAGAACTGTTTACGAAGGATGAAATAGAAAAACTACAAGAACAATTTGGGACATATATTAAAACTGTAATCGATATTGAAAATAAAGTTTGTTCTGCAGGAGCAGATCGCCATTTTGAATCTGAAAAAGTTCTTCTCGATTCAGGATCAAAACAAAGCAATCTCTGGGGTGGGGGAATAGATTTGAACTCTATGGAAATTGATTTCAACTCATTTATAAATATTAGACCAAACGATAATAACAACAGCAACGAAATCCAATCTGAAGAAATTAGAAAAGTCTACAAAAGATTAACAGAATTCTTTTTTAGTGAAATTTATGACAAATAA
- a CDS encoding LCP family protein encodes MSEILKNPYKLSILIGAIFISGMLLGSFGYLGYLKANAQNDPQPQTYNTELPELIEEERETSDDADRFNILLMGHGGAGHSGGGLMDAIMVVSVNTTDKKASIISIPRDYWFSGHKLNADPSIRDAVTAITGLFITNQITIDFNNFVKMIDNLNGITVDAKKAYVDNFYPVRGKENDLCGFSNEKIVEVHQKYTGFELEKQFLCRYETISYGVGLNSMNGEEALKYVRSRHGDGDFGRSMRQFEVLKAILQKGNISVVSKALSFVKTDLNNDSLSLLITQIGNPLEYSISYLGLSDQNVLTNSKSSQGAYILIPKSGVSIKDYIKNSI; translated from the coding sequence ATGAGTGAGATTTTAAAAAATCCATATAAACTTTCAATTTTGATAGGCGCAATTTTTATATCTGGAATGCTTTTGGGTTCGTTTGGTTACTTAGGTTATTTGAAAGCTAATGCCCAGAATGATCCTCAACCCCAAACGTACAATACGGAGTTGCCTGAATTAATTGAAGAAGAAAGAGAAACTTCAGATGATGCAGACAGGTTTAACATTTTATTAATGGGACACGGTGGTGCAGGCCATTCAGGTGGTGGTTTAATGGATGCTATTATGGTGGTTTCTGTTAACACAACGGACAAGAAAGCGAGTATTATATCCATCCCTCGTGATTATTGGTTTTCAGGTCATAAATTAAACGCTGATCCTTCGATTCGTGATGCTGTTACTGCCATAACTGGTTTATTTATCACTAATCAGATAACAATTGATTTTAATAATTTTGTAAAAATGATTGATAATCTAAACGGCATAACGGTTGACGCCAAAAAAGCCTATGTCGATAATTTTTATCCCGTCAGGGGTAAAGAAAATGATTTGTGTGGATTTTCTAATGAAAAAATAGTCGAGGTGCATCAAAAATACACAGGTTTTGAATTAGAAAAACAATTTCTATGTAGGTATGAGACCATATCATATGGCGTTGGGTTAAATAGTATGAATGGAGAAGAAGCTTTAAAATATGTTAGGAGTAGGCATGGCGATGGCGATTTTGGAAGAAGTATGCGTCAGTTTGAAGTATTAAAAGCTATACTTCAAAAGGGAAATATTTCTGTGGTGTCAAAGGCCTTATCCTTTGTTAAAACAGATTTAAATAATGACAGTCTTAGCTTGTTAATAACTCAGATTGGAAACCCACTGGAATATAGTATTTCATATCTAGGACTATCTGATCAAAATGTACTTACAAACAGTAAGAGTTCACAGGGTGCATATATTTTGATACCAAAATCAGGAGTTAGTATAAAGGATTATATAAAAAACAGCATCTAA
- a CDS encoding SIMPL domain-containing protein (The SIMPL domain is named for its presence in mouse protein SIMPL (signalling molecule that associates with mouse pelle-like kinase). Bacterial member BP26, from Brucella, was shown to assemble into a channel-like structure, while YggE from E. coli has been associated with resistance to oxidative stress.), with protein sequence MERRVEFIGSIIIFFILLFVYSKWGPSLPISVLTQTKGEPLVVTETGKATIVPDIAKVIIGIEKQGQTLKQVQGEVNATSKNLTDSLKKLGIDEKDIKTTNYNVSPEYDYSSSPYRINGYRVSTSYEIKVTNFEAINEVLILATSSGANVVGNISFEINEKDKEEVLNTAREEAVKKAKTKAEGLAKAAGITLGKIINVSESFGTDYPRPMTFDKSVEMGVGIEPAIANITPGETEIEVTISLSYEIR encoded by the coding sequence ATGGAGCGTAGAGTAGAATTTATTGGTAGTATCATCATCTTTTTTATCCTTCTTTTCGTATACTCAAAGTGGGGTCCAAGTCTTCCAATTTCTGTTTTAACTCAAACTAAGGGTGAACCGTTGGTTGTCACAGAGACTGGTAAAGCTACCATTGTTCCTGATATTGCCAAGGTAATAATTGGGATAGAAAAACAAGGGCAGACTCTGAAACAGGTTCAAGGTGAGGTTAACGCCACCTCAAAAAACCTCACAGACTCACTTAAAAAACTAGGGATTGACGAAAAAGATATCAAAACAACTAACTACAACGTCAGTCCAGAGTATGACTATTCAAGTTCTCCATACAGAATAAATGGATACAGAGTTTCAACAAGTTACGAAATTAAAGTTACAAATTTTGAAGCTATAAACGAAGTTCTAATATTAGCCACCTCATCTGGTGCTAACGTAGTTGGAAATATCAGTTTTGAGATAAATGAAAAAGATAAAGAAGAAGTATTAAACACTGCTCGTGAAGAAGCAGTCAAAAAAGCTAAAACCAAAGCTGAAGGACTAGCTAAAGCTGCAGGAATAACCTTGGGTAAGATTATAAATGTGTCTGAAAGCTTTGGAACTGATTATCCAAGACCAATGACTTTTGATAAGTCAGTCGAAATGGGTGTGGGAATTGAACCAGCAATTGCAAACATAACCCCCGGAGAAACAGAAATAGAAGTTACCATAAGCCTCTCGTATGAAATCCGTTAG
- a CDS encoding DNA gyrase subunit A — protein MDIGKLQQIEITSELSKSYVDYAMSVIVARALPDVRDGLKPVHRRILYAMAQMGLKHTASFTKSAKVVGEVLGKYHPHGDSAVYDTMVRLAQDFSMRYPLVRGQGNFGCFTKDTKIKLADGRSLNFGELIKEQKKGSRHWGFTFNTKNKVIEISEIKNPRLTRKSAELVEVTLDNGEKIRCTPDHKFLLRNGKYKKAKDLTSGQSLMPLYITKSDGSLDKNLKGYEMIHQPLSNNSEFIHHLADLWNLNNKSYKKSAGRVRHHIDFNKLNNNPDNIQRMGWEDHWKLHYKMASWRHKNDPLYVKKIKEGRDKFLSDAHDILSERAKNLNKKLWKDPEFIKRHSLRVKKLWEDENYKKFMSDISSKKLKEMWKSSEFQKIMSILKSKEMKKRWQDEEYRKVMSEHMRKTSLELWNKPEHREHMSRIIKELTNKKDWKEKQSKSSKLLWQNEEYRAKYPKNHFKKMAQALWSDEKIVALHRNKARLQWINPKSREKMVKAKILSYTSHLLVRYDHLTETIYEKERRNGIPNLENTLKYFTNFSEVVNQAKLYNHKILKVKYLSEIEDVYDLTIAPWHNFALDSGIFVHNSVDGDSAAAMRYTEAKLSPISEYILADMEKDTVDYVDNFDTTLKEPVFLPALLPNLLLMGSEGIAVGMATKIPPHNLTEVIDAIFMMIAKGKVTIENQDQHQKENEFVIKKINLIASGAEKAFTQEEVDPKSISFETDATVDEITEVLPGPDFPTGGAIYDSMSLKEVYATGRGRIVVRGIAEIVDNGKKSQIIISEIPYQVNKAEMVAKIAELVKDKKMVGIADLRDESDKDGMRVAIDLKKDAKPKSVLNNLYKHTRLQTTFPANFVALVDGTPHTLNLKQILVEYIKHRQKVVVRRTIFELTEAKRRAHILEGLKIALDNLDAVIKTIRESKTQEEAKTNLISRFKLSEIQSIAILDMQLRRLAALEREKIEKEYQEIKKIIDELIAILKDPKRILQIITKELTDLKAKFGDSRKTKIYKSKIGEFSEEDLVAKEDCLVTVTKTGYIKRVSKNTYKAQRRGGKGVIGMTTKEEDEIDHLVTASTHDQILFFTNKGRVFGTKAYEIPESSRQAKGQALVNFLNLESGEIVKSILPMDRESGAKNLILSTASGIIKKTELKQFENLRASGLIAIKLQNNDSLISAHLTYGSDNIMLLTRKGMSIRFPESNVRPMGRATTGVTGMKFDKDDQIIGMEVFPDKLVVPTDKRKKVFRDILTLSIHGLGKRTKFDLFPIQKRAGKGVKACIITEKTGELACACLVTENSDQLVITSKKGQVIKLPVKNIPQLGRATQGVIIMRFANKGDSIAAATVMDKTGDEEEGE, from the coding sequence ATGGATATTGGAAAACTTCAACAAATAGAAATAACTTCAGAGTTATCTAAGTCGTACGTTGATTATGCAATGAGTGTCATTGTTGCTCGTGCACTTCCAGATGTTAGAGACGGTTTAAAACCAGTTCACAGAAGAATTTTGTATGCCATGGCGCAGATGGGACTTAAACATACAGCTAGCTTTACAAAGTCTGCCAAGGTTGTAGGTGAGGTGTTAGGAAAGTACCACCCACACGGTGACAGCGCAGTCTATGACACAATGGTTAGACTTGCCCAAGACTTTTCGATGAGATACCCACTTGTTCGCGGTCAGGGTAACTTTGGTTGTTTTACAAAAGACACAAAAATTAAACTTGCAGACGGAAGAAGTCTAAACTTTGGAGAATTAATAAAAGAGCAAAAAAAGGGAAGTCGACACTGGGGATTTACCTTTAATACTAAAAATAAAGTTATTGAAATTTCTGAAATTAAAAACCCTAGACTGACTCGTAAAAGTGCTGAATTGGTGGAGGTAACTCTAGATAACGGTGAAAAAATACGTTGTACACCTGACCATAAGTTCTTACTTAGAAACGGAAAATACAAAAAAGCTAAAGACTTGACGTCTGGACAATCCTTAATGCCACTTTACATAACCAAAAGCGATGGGTCTTTGGATAAGAACTTAAAAGGTTATGAGATGATTCACCAGCCACTTAGTAATAATTCTGAGTTTATCCACCATTTGGCGGATCTTTGGAACTTAAATAACAAAAGTTATAAAAAATCAGCGGGTCGTGTTCGTCACCACATAGACTTTAATAAACTCAATAACAATCCTGACAATATTCAAAGAATGGGCTGGGAAGATCACTGGAAGCTTCATTATAAAATGGCCAGTTGGAGACACAAAAATGATCCATTGTACGTTAAAAAAATAAAAGAAGGTAGGGATAAGTTCTTGTCTGATGCACACGATATTCTCTCAGAACGTGCAAAAAACTTAAACAAGAAACTTTGGAAAGATCCTGAATTTATAAAAAGACATTCTCTCCGAGTTAAGAAGTTGTGGGAAGATGAAAATTATAAAAAATTCATGTCAGACATTTCTAGTAAAAAACTTAAGGAAATGTGGAAAAGTAGTGAATTCCAAAAAATAATGAGCATACTTAAATCAAAAGAGATGAAGAAAAGATGGCAGGACGAAGAATACAGAAAAGTGATGAGTGAACATATGCGAAAGACATCTCTTGAATTATGGAACAAACCTGAACATAGAGAACACATGTCAAGAATAATAAAGGAGTTGACAAACAAAAAGGACTGGAAAGAAAAACAGAGTAAGTCTTCAAAACTATTATGGCAAAACGAGGAGTATCGTGCAAAATACCCTAAAAACCATTTCAAAAAAATGGCCCAAGCCCTTTGGTCAGATGAAAAAATTGTAGCGCTTCATAGAAATAAAGCAAGATTACAATGGATTAATCCTAAATCTAGAGAAAAGATGGTTAAAGCCAAAATATTGAGTTATACTTCTCATCTTCTAGTAAGATACGACCACCTAACAGAAACAATTTACGAAAAAGAGAGAAGAAATGGTATACCAAATCTAGAAAATACACTGAAATATTTTACAAATTTTTCCGAAGTCGTAAATCAAGCAAAACTATACAACCACAAAATACTAAAAGTTAAATACCTCTCTGAGATTGAAGACGTTTACGATTTAACAATAGCCCCATGGCATAACTTTGCGCTTGACTCTGGCATATTTGTCCACAACTCAGTGGATGGTGACTCAGCAGCAGCCATGCGTTATACTGAGGCTAAGCTTTCTCCAATCTCTGAATATATCCTTGCAGATATGGAAAAGGATACTGTTGACTACGTTGATAACTTTGATACCACCCTAAAAGAACCAGTATTTTTACCAGCTCTTTTGCCAAACTTACTACTTATGGGCTCTGAGGGAATTGCTGTTGGTATGGCCACCAAGATTCCTCCACACAATCTAACTGAAGTTATTGACGCAATTTTTATGATGATTGCAAAAGGTAAAGTCACTATTGAGAATCAAGACCAGCATCAAAAAGAAAATGAGTTTGTTATCAAAAAGATTAATTTAATTGCATCAGGAGCAGAGAAAGCATTTACTCAAGAGGAAGTAGATCCAAAGTCAATTTCGTTCGAGACGGATGCAACAGTGGATGAAATTACTGAAGTTTTACCAGGTCCTGACTTTCCTACGGGTGGCGCAATATACGACTCCATGTCACTAAAAGAAGTATATGCAACCGGGCGGGGTAGAATTGTGGTCCGTGGTATAGCAGAAATAGTTGATAATGGTAAAAAATCTCAAATAATAATTTCTGAAATTCCATATCAAGTTAACAAGGCGGAAATGGTAGCTAAAATTGCAGAGCTTGTCAAAGACAAAAAGATGGTAGGTATAGCAGATCTTCGAGACGAATCGGACAAAGATGGTATGAGGGTTGCAATTGACCTTAAAAAAGATGCAAAGCCAAAGTCAGTTTTGAATAACTTATACAAACACACAAGACTCCAGACAACGTTTCCTGCAAACTTTGTTGCGTTGGTTGATGGAACACCACACACTTTAAACCTAAAACAAATTCTTGTTGAATATATTAAACACAGACAAAAGGTGGTAGTAAGAAGAACAATATTTGAATTAACTGAAGCAAAAAGAAGAGCGCATATTTTGGAAGGTTTAAAAATTGCACTAGATAATTTAGACGCAGTTATTAAAACAATTAGAGAGAGTAAAACACAAGAAGAAGCCAAAACTAATTTAATAAGCAGGTTTAAACTATCTGAGATACAGAGTATCGCTATTCTTGATATGCAACTTAGGCGTCTTGCTGCTCTAGAAAGAGAAAAAATTGAAAAAGAGTATCAGGAAATAAAGAAGATAATAGATGAGTTGATCGCAATCTTAAAAGACCCCAAGAGAATACTTCAAATCATAACCAAAGAGTTAACCGATCTTAAGGCAAAGTTTGGAGACTCAAGAAAAACTAAAATATATAAAAGTAAAATAGGGGAGTTTAGTGAAGAAGATTTGGTTGCAAAAGAAGATTGTTTGGTAACTGTTACAAAAACTGGCTATATTAAAAGAGTTTCAAAAAATACCTATAAAGCTCAGAGAAGAGGAGGAAAGGGAGTGATTGGAATGACCACAAAAGAAGAAGACGAAATTGATCACTTGGTTACCGCCAGTACACATGATCAGATTTTATTTTTTACAAATAAAGGTCGTGTTTTTGGAACAAAAGCCTATGAAATACCAGAAAGTAGTAGGCAAGCAAAGGGCCAAGCCTTAGTAAATTTCTTAAACCTTGAAAGTGGTGAAATTGTTAAGTCAATTTTACCAATGGATAGAGAATCTGGAGCAAAGAATCTAATTCTATCAACTGCATCAGGAATAATTAAAAAAACTGAGTTAAAACAATTTGAAAATTTAAGAGCAAGTGGTTTAATTGCTATAAAACTTCAAAACAATGATAGTTTGATTTCTGCACATTTAACTTACGGTTCAGACAACATTATGCTTCTTACTAGAAAAGGAATGTCTATAAGATTTCCCGAAAGCAACGTCAGACCAATGGGCAGAGCAACAACTGGCGTAACTGGTATGAAATTTGATAAGGACGACCAAATAATCGGTATGGAAGTTTTTCCTGATAAATTGGTAGTTCCAACAGATAAAAGAAAAAAGGTCTTTAGAGATATATTGACTCTCTCGATTCACGGTCTCGGCAAAAGAACTAAATTTGATCTATTTCCAATTCAAAAAAGAGCAGGTAAAGGAGTTAAAGCTTGTATTATTACAGAAAAAACAGGGGAGTTGGCCTGTGCTTGCTTGGTCACTGAAAACTCTGACCAATTAGTGATTACTTCCAAAAAAGGTCAAGTAATTAAACTACCTGTTAAAAACATTCCACAACTAGGTAGAGCAACACAAGGAGTAATTATTATGAGATTTGCAAACAAGGGTGACTCCATTGCTGCAGCTACTGTAATGGATAAGACGGGGGATGAGGAAGAAGGAGAATAA